In Salisediminibacterium beveridgei, one DNA window encodes the following:
- a CDS encoding sodium-dependent transporter, whose amino-acid sequence MLGVLTSFLILSFYGVIAGWVLYYLFSYLTGAAGAVEQEGYADFFINFIGGAGGPVFWQVLFMAFVIGIVFFGVKRGIELSNRIFMPMLAIILIMLAGYSLTLDGAGEGLAFMFSPDWSAFGNADVYAAAVGQAFFTLSLGMGAMITYSSYLPKETNLPSAAGNVVLLDTLFAIVAGIMIFPAVFSFASVEPDAGPGLIFIVLPEVFNMMGGAGTIFAIFFFFLVAIAALSSAISLLEVSVSYMMRKMDWDRRKATLAAGITVTIFGIPSALSQGGPWSGAIVGELPFLDLVDTITDQYTLPLGGLIIALFVGWGWNKVDALRETGLTDTAVGMVWLWFIRIIAPAGILWILIQNLLNAPGTFGF is encoded by the coding sequence GTGCTCGGAGTGTTGACGTCGTTTTTGATTCTTTCCTTCTACGGCGTTATCGCAGGCTGGGTTTTGTATTACTTATTCAGTTACCTGACAGGTGCTGCGGGAGCAGTTGAACAGGAAGGGTATGCTGACTTCTTTATTAACTTTATCGGTGGTGCCGGTGGTCCGGTATTCTGGCAAGTGCTCTTTATGGCCTTTGTCATCGGCATTGTTTTCTTTGGGGTGAAACGGGGAATCGAGCTTTCAAACCGGATTTTCATGCCAATGCTGGCAATCATTCTGATTATGCTTGCCGGTTACAGCTTGACTTTGGATGGTGCAGGCGAAGGTCTTGCCTTTATGTTCTCACCTGACTGGTCAGCATTTGGTAATGCTGATGTGTATGCAGCGGCTGTCGGACAGGCGTTCTTCACCCTGTCACTTGGTATGGGTGCGATGATTACGTATTCCAGTTACCTGCCGAAGGAAACGAATCTGCCAAGTGCTGCAGGGAATGTTGTCTTACTAGACACGCTGTTTGCGATTGTGGCAGGGATTATGATTTTCCCTGCGGTATTCAGCTTCGCATCAGTGGAACCGGATGCAGGGCCGGGACTCATCTTCATCGTCTTGCCGGAAGTCTTTAACATGATGGGCGGCGCTGGAACGATCTTTGCGATCTTCTTCTTCTTCCTGGTCGCGATTGCCGCATTATCATCGGCGATTTCGCTTTTGGAAGTATCGGTTTCCTATATGATGCGTAAAATGGATTGGGACCGGCGTAAGGCTACACTTGCAGCTGGTATTACGGTAACCATTTTCGGTATTCCTTCTGCATTGAGTCAGGGTGGCCCTTGGTCCGGTGCCATTGTAGGGGAATTACCATTCCTTGACCTTGTTGATACGATTACCGATCAGTACACACTGCCGCTTGGCGGTTTGATCATCGCCCTGTTTGTCGGCTGGGGTTGGAATAAGGTTGATGCTCTGCGTGAAACAGGTCTCACTGATACCGCAGTTGGGATGGTCTGGCTTTGGTTTATCCGGATCATTGCACCAGCAGGTATTCTTTGGATCCTGATTCAAAACCTCCTCAACGCTCCTGGGACATTTGGTTTTTAA
- a CDS encoding YutD family protein: MIEIQGNTYKLVKNYRNGWDEEAFQERFNDVLNKFDYIVGDWGYDQLRLKGFYEDKNKKSPHESRLAFLEEYLYEYCNFGCAYFILEKEKKEKKEKKEKKKSD; encoded by the coding sequence ATGATAGAAATTCAGGGGAATACATATAAGCTTGTAAAAAATTACCGGAATGGCTGGGATGAGGAAGCATTTCAAGAGCGTTTTAATGATGTTTTAAACAAGTTTGATTATATTGTGGGCGATTGGGGTTATGATCAGCTGCGATTAAAAGGTTTTTATGAAGATAAGAACAAGAAATCGCCGCATGAGTCCAGGCTGGCATTTTTGGAAGAATACCTTTATGAATATTGTAATTTCGGCTGTGCATACTTTATTCTGGAAAAAGAGAAGAAAGAGAAGAAAGAGAAGAAAGAGAAGAAAAAATCAGACTGA
- a CDS encoding DUF3055 domain-containing protein: MSERFFLYDEVEETPIRYVSFMGENQRFDLAVASTNRYFGKKLVFDMQSNKFAIIGTDDLEEEGYLEFAFNLSEEEGHELRDFLYEII; this comes from the coding sequence ATGAGTGAACGATTTTTTCTCTACGATGAGGTGGAAGAAACACCGATCCGCTATGTCAGTTTCATGGGTGAAAACCAGCGATTTGACCTGGCTGTTGCCTCAACAAACCGCTATTTCGGCAAGAAGCTGGTATTTGATATGCAGTCCAATAAGTTTGCAATCATCGGAACGGACGACCTCGAAGAAGAAGGGTACCTGGAATTCGCCTTTAATCTGTCTGAAGAAGAGGGACATGAACTCCGCGACTTTTTGTACGAAATCATTTAA
- the glpX gene encoding class II fructose-bisphosphatase yields the protein MDRELALEIVRITESAALASAQWMGRGLKEEADEAATTAMRTMFDSVSMKGTVVIGEGELDEAPMLYIGEELGTGEGPEVDIAVDPLEGTSIVAKGHPNAMTVIAVGDRGTLLHAPDMYMEKIVVGAEAAGLIRLDDPIEKTIDIVAKVNHKRVRDITVIIQERDRHEELIERIQKKGARVRLFGDGDVGASIATALPRTGIDLFVGIGGAPEGVISAAAIKALGGDMQARLVPYTEEERERCIGMGLKDPDCLLQLNDLVKGDDAIFAATGVSSGELLEGVRFLGGDLVETDTIVMRAKTGTVRFIKAHHRLHQKPHLIEPEHTEQEA from the coding sequence GTGGATCGTGAATTGGCGTTGGAAATTGTACGGATTACAGAATCGGCTGCTTTGGCTTCTGCCCAGTGGATGGGCAGAGGATTAAAGGAAGAAGCAGACGAAGCAGCCACTACCGCAATGCGTACCATGTTTGATTCTGTTTCTATGAAAGGCACTGTTGTGATCGGGGAAGGGGAACTTGACGAGGCCCCGATGCTCTATATCGGTGAAGAATTAGGAACCGGTGAAGGTCCTGAAGTGGATATTGCTGTCGACCCATTAGAAGGGACAAGTATCGTTGCCAAAGGACATCCGAACGCGATGACCGTCATCGCCGTGGGAGACCGGGGAACACTTCTGCATGCCCCGGACATGTACATGGAGAAAATTGTGGTCGGAGCGGAAGCCGCAGGGCTTATTCGACTCGACGATCCGATCGAAAAAACGATTGATATTGTAGCAAAAGTCAATCACAAACGGGTTCGGGATATCACCGTCATTATTCAGGAAAGGGATCGGCACGAGGAATTGATTGAGCGTATCCAAAAGAAGGGCGCCCGTGTTAGACTGTTTGGAGACGGTGATGTCGGTGCATCGATTGCAACGGCACTCCCTCGCACAGGTATAGATCTATTCGTCGGTATTGGTGGAGCACCGGAGGGCGTTATTTCTGCAGCTGCCATTAAAGCTTTGGGCGGCGATATGCAGGCACGACTCGTTCCGTATACAGAGGAAGAACGGGAACGATGCATCGGTATGGGACTCAAGGATCCGGACTGTCTTTTACAGTTGAACGATCTGGTAAAAGGGGACGATGCCATCTTTGCAGCAACCGGGGTATCGAGCGGCGAACTCCTTGAAGGGGTGCGTTTTCTCGGTGGTGATCTGGTGGAAACAGACACCATTGTCATGCGTGCCAAAACCGGCACTGTCCGCTTTATTAAAGCCCATCACCGACTCCACCAAAAGCCGCATCTGATTGAGCCTGAACATACCGAACAGGAGGCATAA
- a CDS encoding DUF86 domain-containing protein, translating to MYFVDLKLLEKRLSYYEDLLAEFSKVNQSDIEKQARSIERITHMMLEVMMDVGNQMIDGFIMRDPGSYEDIVEILQDEKVLTKENGKSIKKLIPWRKVLLQQYTELDTTELYFAFKRECDALMQFSTRIRAYIDQEMGPVSAFLPQKE from the coding sequence ATGTATTTCGTAGATTTGAAGTTATTGGAAAAGCGACTGAGTTATTATGAGGATCTTTTGGCAGAATTCAGTAAAGTGAATCAAAGTGACATTGAAAAACAGGCACGCAGCATTGAGCGGATCACGCATATGATGCTTGAAGTCATGATGGATGTGGGGAATCAGATGATTGACGGATTTATCATGCGGGATCCGGGCAGCTATGAGGACATCGTGGAGATCCTTCAAGACGAGAAGGTGTTAACGAAGGAGAACGGAAAGTCCATCAAGAAGCTGATTCCCTGGCGAAAGGTGCTGCTGCAACAGTACACAGAGCTCGACACAACTGAACTATATTTCGCTTTCAAGCGTGAGTGCGACGCATTGATGCAGTTCTCGACAAGAATCCGCGCCTACATCGACCAGGAGATGGGTCCTGTATCTGCATTTCTTCCCCAAAAAGAATAA
- a CDS encoding helix-turn-helix transcriptional regulator — MAMKTTSTRDQIIGLLKRKKEMTVSSIANQLDITEMAVRRHLNTLERDDVVHTTLQRQAMGRPTNMYRLSPCGQEMFPRAYDALAIDILRIIQEEDGMMKVKEIIDKRKDKMRTVYEKRMFMKSFEERIYELEKIQNENGYMAEVERMDDGTYLFKEFNCPVAEVAREFSVICNAELELFKELIQTENVKCDSCMTTGQDNHCYYKITQ; from the coding sequence ATGGCAATGAAAACCACCTCAACACGAGATCAAATTATCGGGTTACTGAAGCGGAAAAAAGAAATGACAGTCTCCAGTATCGCTAATCAGCTTGATATTACAGAAATGGCTGTACGTCGTCACTTGAATACCCTGGAGCGCGATGATGTCGTTCACACAACGCTTCAGCGTCAGGCAATGGGGAGACCCACGAATATGTATCGCCTCTCACCATGTGGTCAGGAAATGTTTCCTCGTGCTTACGATGCACTGGCCATCGACATCCTGCGGATTATTCAGGAAGAGGATGGCATGATGAAAGTGAAAGAGATTATCGACAAACGTAAAGATAAGATGCGTACCGTGTATGAAAAACGAATGTTCATGAAAAGTTTTGAAGAACGTATTTATGAACTGGAAAAAATTCAGAACGAGAATGGGTATATGGCTGAAGTGGAGCGCATGGACGATGGGACTTACCTTTTCAAAGAGTTCAACTGTCCGGTCGCAGAAGTGGCGCGTGAATTTTCAGTGATATGTAACGCCGAGCTCGAACTATTCAAAGAGCTCATCCAGACAGAGAACGTTAAATGCGACAGCTGCATGACGACTGGACAGGATAACCACTGCTATTATAAAATTACCCAATGA
- a CDS encoding TIGR01457 family HAD-type hydrolase — MNQPKSYKGYLIDLDGTMYRGSEKIPAASRFVKKLIEQDIPYLFVTNNSSRTPAQVAEKLVSMDIPATEQHVFTTSMATANYLHEQYGQAGVYMIGEEGLSHALNEKGITLVDEEAKSVVIGLDREVTYEKLTKACLNIRNGAAFLSTNADKAIPTEQGLLPGNGSLTSVMTVSTGVEPLFIGKPESIIVDQALAVLGVDKADTVMVGDNYDTDIMAGINAEMDTLMVFTGVTPKEEMADKAVQPTFAVDSLDEWQIV, encoded by the coding sequence ATGAATCAGCCGAAATCGTATAAAGGATATTTGATCGATCTCGACGGGACAATGTACCGGGGCAGTGAAAAAATACCCGCGGCATCTAGATTTGTTAAAAAATTGATTGAACAGGACATTCCTTATTTATTCGTTACCAATAACTCTTCAAGAACACCGGCCCAGGTTGCAGAGAAACTCGTATCGATGGATATACCGGCTACAGAACAACATGTTTTTACAACGAGCATGGCAACAGCGAATTACCTTCACGAGCAATACGGACAAGCCGGTGTTTATATGATTGGTGAAGAAGGTCTTTCTCATGCATTGAATGAAAAAGGGATAACGCTGGTGGATGAAGAAGCGAAATCTGTTGTAATCGGTCTGGACCGGGAAGTCACCTATGAAAAACTGACCAAGGCATGTCTGAATATCCGAAACGGTGCTGCGTTTCTTTCGACCAATGCAGATAAAGCAATACCGACAGAGCAGGGGTTGTTACCGGGGAACGGTTCACTGACTTCAGTGATGACAGTCTCCACGGGTGTTGAACCCCTGTTTATCGGGAAACCGGAATCCATCATTGTCGATCAGGCGCTCGCAGTTCTTGGTGTTGACAAGGCAGACACAGTGATGGTCGGTGATAATTACGATACAGACATCATGGCCGGCATCAATGCTGAGATGGACACGCTGATGGTTTTCACCGGTGTGACTCCTAAAGAAGAAATGGCCGATAAGGCTGTTCAGCCCACTTTTGCAGTGGATTCTCTCGATGAGTGGCAAATCGTGTGA
- a CDS encoding 2-hydroxyacid dehydrogenase, which translates to MGKPFVYVTRKVPEHCLEELREFAEIEMWQEEEIPVKREVLLEKAAKAEGIITMLSDKVDRELMDAAPNLKVIANLAVGFDNIDVKTATEKGIVVSNTPDVLTDTTADLTFGLLMATARRLPEAVNYVKAGEWKNWGPLLMAGKDIHHKTIGIVGMGRIGATVAKRATGFDMNILYHNRSRKPEAEADLGARYVSFDELIEESDYVVCLAPMTEDTKDLFNYDVFKQMKTSAIFVNASRGGVVLEDDLQRALDEKEIAAAGLDVFRQEPIDADHPLLAYDNVVALPHIGSASVETREEMTRMVGRHVANVFVGRKPEYVVNESVFN; encoded by the coding sequence ATGGGTAAACCATTTGTGTATGTGACACGAAAAGTACCAGAGCATTGTCTTGAGGAACTGAGAGAGTTTGCAGAAATTGAAATGTGGCAGGAAGAGGAGATTCCGGTGAAACGGGAGGTATTACTCGAAAAAGCTGCAAAAGCAGAGGGGATCATCACGATGCTGTCCGATAAGGTGGACCGCGAACTGATGGATGCTGCACCAAACTTGAAAGTGATTGCAAATCTTGCCGTCGGTTTTGACAATATCGATGTGAAAACAGCGACAGAAAAAGGTATTGTTGTCAGCAATACGCCGGATGTTCTGACGGATACAACCGCAGATTTAACATTTGGGCTTTTGATGGCAACAGCAAGACGGCTTCCGGAGGCTGTCAATTATGTGAAAGCAGGGGAATGGAAGAACTGGGGACCCCTATTGATGGCAGGAAAGGATATCCACCACAAAACCATCGGGATCGTTGGTATGGGACGGATTGGAGCAACCGTTGCCAAGCGTGCAACAGGATTCGATATGAACATTCTGTATCACAATCGCTCACGAAAGCCTGAAGCAGAAGCAGATCTTGGGGCCCGTTATGTATCGTTTGATGAACTTATTGAGGAGTCAGACTATGTGGTCTGCCTTGCTCCCATGACTGAAGACACGAAAGATCTGTTTAACTATGATGTCTTTAAACAGATGAAGACATCTGCCATCTTCGTCAATGCATCGCGTGGCGGTGTCGTCTTGGAAGACGACCTGCAAAGAGCCCTCGACGAAAAAGAGATCGCTGCTGCGGGGCTTGATGTATTCCGTCAGGAACCGATTGACGCGGATCACCCGCTATTGGCCTATGATAATGTTGTGGCGTTGCCTCATATCGGAAGTGCGAGCGTTGAGACCCGTGAAGAAATGACACGGATGGTGGGTCGGCATGTGGCGAATGTGTTTGTCGGCCGTAAGCCGGAATATGTCGTGAATGAATCTGTTTTTAACTGA